The proteins below come from a single Salvelinus alpinus chromosome 18, SLU_Salpinus.1, whole genome shotgun sequence genomic window:
- the LOC139544179 gene encoding G protein-coupled receptor kinase 5-like isoform X2 yields MEIDSMVANSALIRARGGGGRKGKSWKWKDMLRFPHISQCMELANTLERDYYSLCVKQPIGRQLFRLFCQSKPELRHCNSLLDEMGEYEVKSDEEKRSFGMQIINRFLSRQVVECYGERCRESLEEQHSRDIFIDCTVDLHEYLSGAPFLQYQQSMYFDRFLQWKMVERQPVTKHIFRQYRMLGKGGFGEVWAFQARASGKMYACKKLEKTHVKKGRGEAMALNEKQILETLNSRFVVSLAYAYETKQSLCLVLTIMNGGDLRFHIYNMGTLGLEQDRVQFYAAEVCCGLHHLHQMNIVYRDLKPENILLDDNGHIRISDLGLAVTLSEGNLVRGRVGTLGYMAPEVIGHDYYGMSPDWWGLGCLVYEMTAGRSPFKRKGERLIGNEMERRIQEEEEEYGKIFSNETKDFCRLLLNKDPRHRLGCQGSGVYGVKSHPFFRTINFRRLEAGVIEPPFKPDPRAVYCQDVQDIDEFSTVKGVILERADNDFYIKFNTGSVAIPWQTEMIEMGCFKELNVFGPQGSRPPDLDWTQTAASLKRSLMDRIFRRHHSESGSRKHKSDSSTMESASLLSTTI; encoded by the exons ATGGAGATAGATAGTATGGTGGCGAACAGCGCACTCATCAGAGCCAGGGGAG gTGGAGGGCGAAAAGGCAAGAGTTGGAAATGGAAAGACATGCTGCGCTTCCCTCACATCAGCCAGTGTATGGAGCTGGCAAACACCCTCg agcgaGACTACTACAGTCTGTGTGTGAAGCAGCCTATCGGCAGACAACTATTCCGTCTCTTCTGTCAGAGCAAACCTGAGCTGCGGCACTGCAACTCCCTATTGGATGAAATG GGGGAGTATGAGGTGAAGTcagatgaggagaagaggagttTTGGCATGCAAATCATTAACAGGTTCCTCAGTAGACAG GTAGTAGAGTGCTATGGTGAGAGGTGTAGGGAGAGTCTGGAGGAGCAGCACAGTAGAGACATCTTCATTGACTGCACAGT TGACCTCCATGAGTACCTGAGCGGCGCCCCCTTCCTTCAGTACCAGCAGAGCATGTACTTTGACCGTTTCCTGCAGTGGAAGATGGTAGAGAG ACAGCCTGTTACCAAACACATCTTCAGACAGTACAGGATGCTTGGCAAGGGAGGCTTCGGGGAG gTGTGGGCATTCCAGGCACGTGCCTCTGGGAAGATGTATGCGTGTAAGAAGCTGGAGAAGACTCACGtgaagaaggggagaggagaggcgatgGCCCTCAATGAGAAACAGATACTAGAGACACTTAACAGCAGATTTGTG gTCAGTCTGGCGTATGCATATGAAACcaaacagtctctctgtctggtgCTGACCATAATGAACGGAGGAGACTTGCGTTTCCACATCTATAACATGGGTACTTTAGGCCTGGAGCAGGACAGGGTTCAGTTCTATGCTGCTGAGGTCTGCTGTggtctccaccacctccaccagatGAACAttgtctacag gGATCTAAAACCAGAGAACATCCTTCTGGATGACAACG GGCACATCCGTATCTCAGACCTGGGCCTGGCGGTGACGCTATCTGAGGGGAATCTGGTACGAGGCAGGGTGGGCACCCTGGGCTACATGG CTCCAGAGGTGATTGGCCACGACTACTACGGGATGAGCCCTGATTGGTGGGGCCTGGGCTGCCTTGTGTACGAAATGACGGCAGGACGATCCCCATTCAAGAGAAAAGGGGAGCGATTGATTGGaaatgagatggagagaaggatacaggaggaggaggaggagtacggAAAGATATTTAGCAACGAGACGAAAGACTTCTGTCGCTTG CTGTTGAATAAAGACCCGAGACATAGGCTGGGGTGTCAGGGGAGTGGGGTGTATGGGGTTAAGTCCCATCCCTTTTTCAGAACCATCAACTTCAGGAGGCTGGAGGCCGGAGTCATTGAGCCACCCTTCAAACCGGAT CCCAGAGCAGTGTACTGCCAGGATGTTCAGGACATTGATGAGTTctccacagtaaaaggagtcaTTTTGGAGAGGGCAGACAACGACTTCTACATCAAGTTTAACACAGGCTCTGTGGCCATACCCTGGCAGACAGAG ATGATAGAGATGGGTTGTTTCAAGGAACTGAATGTGTTCGGGCCTCAGGGTTCCAGACCCCCTGACCTGGACTGGACCCAGACCGCTGCGAGCCTCAAACGCAGCCTGATGGACCGCATCTTCCGCAGACAT caTTCAGAGTCAGGCAGCAGGAAACACAAATCAGACAGCAGCACCATGGAATCAGCTAGCCTGCTCAGCACTACAATCTAG
- the LOC139544179 gene encoding G protein-coupled receptor kinase 6-like isoform X1, with the protein MEIDSMVANSALIRARGGGGRKGKSWKWKDMLRFPHISQCMELANTLERDYYSLCVKQPIGRQLFRLFCQSKPELRHCNSLLDEMGEYEVKSDEEKRSFGMQIINRFLSRQSSECVQVVECYGERCRESLEEQHSRDIFIDCTVDLHEYLSGAPFLQYQQSMYFDRFLQWKMVERQPVTKHIFRQYRMLGKGGFGEVWAFQARASGKMYACKKLEKTHVKKGRGEAMALNEKQILETLNSRFVVSLAYAYETKQSLCLVLTIMNGGDLRFHIYNMGTLGLEQDRVQFYAAEVCCGLHHLHQMNIVYRDLKPENILLDDNGHIRISDLGLAVTLSEGNLVRGRVGTLGYMAPEVIGHDYYGMSPDWWGLGCLVYEMTAGRSPFKRKGERLIGNEMERRIQEEEEEYGKIFSNETKDFCRLLLNKDPRHRLGCQGSGVYGVKSHPFFRTINFRRLEAGVIEPPFKPDPRAVYCQDVQDIDEFSTVKGVILERADNDFYIKFNTGSVAIPWQTEMIEMGCFKELNVFGPQGSRPPDLDWTQTAASLKRSLMDRIFRRHHSESGSRKHKSDSSTMESASLLSTTI; encoded by the exons ATGGAGATAGATAGTATGGTGGCGAACAGCGCACTCATCAGAGCCAGGGGAG gTGGAGGGCGAAAAGGCAAGAGTTGGAAATGGAAAGACATGCTGCGCTTCCCTCACATCAGCCAGTGTATGGAGCTGGCAAACACCCTCg agcgaGACTACTACAGTCTGTGTGTGAAGCAGCCTATCGGCAGACAACTATTCCGTCTCTTCTGTCAGAGCAAACCTGAGCTGCGGCACTGCAACTCCCTATTGGATGAAATG GGGGAGTATGAGGTGAAGTcagatgaggagaagaggagttTTGGCATGCAAATCATTAACAGGTTCCTCAGTAGACAG TCATCTGAGTGTGTACAGGTAGTAGAGTGCTATGGTGAGAGGTGTAGGGAGAGTCTGGAGGAGCAGCACAGTAGAGACATCTTCATTGACTGCACAGT TGACCTCCATGAGTACCTGAGCGGCGCCCCCTTCCTTCAGTACCAGCAGAGCATGTACTTTGACCGTTTCCTGCAGTGGAAGATGGTAGAGAG ACAGCCTGTTACCAAACACATCTTCAGACAGTACAGGATGCTTGGCAAGGGAGGCTTCGGGGAG gTGTGGGCATTCCAGGCACGTGCCTCTGGGAAGATGTATGCGTGTAAGAAGCTGGAGAAGACTCACGtgaagaaggggagaggagaggcgatgGCCCTCAATGAGAAACAGATACTAGAGACACTTAACAGCAGATTTGTG gTCAGTCTGGCGTATGCATATGAAACcaaacagtctctctgtctggtgCTGACCATAATGAACGGAGGAGACTTGCGTTTCCACATCTATAACATGGGTACTTTAGGCCTGGAGCAGGACAGGGTTCAGTTCTATGCTGCTGAGGTCTGCTGTggtctccaccacctccaccagatGAACAttgtctacag gGATCTAAAACCAGAGAACATCCTTCTGGATGACAACG GGCACATCCGTATCTCAGACCTGGGCCTGGCGGTGACGCTATCTGAGGGGAATCTGGTACGAGGCAGGGTGGGCACCCTGGGCTACATGG CTCCAGAGGTGATTGGCCACGACTACTACGGGATGAGCCCTGATTGGTGGGGCCTGGGCTGCCTTGTGTACGAAATGACGGCAGGACGATCCCCATTCAAGAGAAAAGGGGAGCGATTGATTGGaaatgagatggagagaaggatacaggaggaggaggaggagtacggAAAGATATTTAGCAACGAGACGAAAGACTTCTGTCGCTTG CTGTTGAATAAAGACCCGAGACATAGGCTGGGGTGTCAGGGGAGTGGGGTGTATGGGGTTAAGTCCCATCCCTTTTTCAGAACCATCAACTTCAGGAGGCTGGAGGCCGGAGTCATTGAGCCACCCTTCAAACCGGAT CCCAGAGCAGTGTACTGCCAGGATGTTCAGGACATTGATGAGTTctccacagtaaaaggagtcaTTTTGGAGAGGGCAGACAACGACTTCTACATCAAGTTTAACACAGGCTCTGTGGCCATACCCTGGCAGACAGAG ATGATAGAGATGGGTTGTTTCAAGGAACTGAATGTGTTCGGGCCTCAGGGTTCCAGACCCCCTGACCTGGACTGGACCCAGACCGCTGCGAGCCTCAAACGCAGCCTGATGGACCGCATCTTCCGCAGACAT caTTCAGAGTCAGGCAGCAGGAAACACAAATCAGACAGCAGCACCATGGAATCAGCTAGCCTGCTCAGCACTACAATCTAG